TTGTTTATGCATTTCAGGGATTAACTGATAAAATGGCTGCAGAAATCAAAAAGCTTCCTCAGGTAATTGAAATGAAGGAAGACATTCAGCCTAAAGGAGAACTAGCAATTGCTTACAGAGATGAAGCAAGAACTAAAATAGACACAACAAATTCTATTTTCCCTATCAATAGCGGATGGAATCAGGATCAATATGGACCTCTAAAAATTCCTAAAAAGGGGGATGTCGTTACGCTTAATGAAAATACTTTGCCAGAATATCAGTGGATTATTAAAAACTATGAGCATAATTCATTAGAAAACAAAAACGGAAAAATTTTCGTTAACGGAAAAGAAACCAACCAATATACGATTCAGCAGGATTATTATATGATGGTGGGAGATAACAGAGATGCTTCTTTGGATGCGAGATTCTTTGGTTTTGTTCCTGAAGAAAATATTGTAGGAAAACCAATGTTTACATGGATGAGTTTGCAAGGTGCATTTAGTGATAACGGATCAACATATCAAGCACCATTCAAAGTTCGTTGGGACAGAATGTTTAAAGCAACCAATACCGGAGAAGCCAACAAAACTTCTTATTGGTGGATTGCAGCGATGATATTAGTTCTTTTCTTTGGTTGGGAATATTTCATGAAATTATTCGGAAAGAAAAAAGAAGACGAAATATAATTAAATAAAAAAATAAATGAATGAAGTATTTGAAAAAATACTTCATTTTTTCTATATAATGATTATGCAAAATATATTATTACCGGTATTTTATTTACCACCTATTTCATGGTTTTCAGAATTTTTGAATGCTGAAAATGAAGTGATATTTGAGCAGTATGAAAGTTTCCCAAAGCAAACCTTTAGAAACCGTACCAATATTTATGGAGCCAATGGGAAATTGTCATTAATTATTCCTGTCAATCATAATGGTAGTCGCGAGTTTAAAAATACCGAAATCTCTTATAGAGAAGACTGGCCAAGACTTCATTGGAAATCTATTAAAACAGTTTACCAAGGCTCGCCATATTTTGAATATTATGAAGATAAGTTGAAGAAGATTTTCGATAATCAAGAGAAATTTCTTTTAGATTTTAATATAAAAAGTATTCAGATCATTTTAGATATTTTAAAAACGGAAAAGGCATACTCTTTGAATGAAGAATATATCAAAAATCCTAAAGAAGTAAATTTCCGAGAAAAGTTTTCGGCAAAAACAGCTTCAGAATACGACATGGATGAGTATTATCAAACATTCACCGATAAACTAGGATTTTTTAATGATTTGTCGATTATAGATCTTATTTGTAACAAAGGACCAGAATCGATGACTTATATTAAAAATATTAAAAAATTATAATCAAAACAAAGCCTTATAATTGGTAAAATACCGATAGATATTGCTTTTATAGACGATTATTAAATAAATAAATTCTACATATGAAAAAGGTAATGTTGGCCGCAGTTTTTTTAGCAGGCTTTACTTATTCATCAGCTCAGAAAACTCCTGCAGTTGATCCAAAAGAAGATAAAGATTTAATGACTTGGTATCATAAAGATTTTGCTACAACAAAAGTTTATGGTGTTAATACAGAAAATGCCTACAAGTTTTTAGAATCAAAAGGTCTAAAACCTAAAACAGTAGTTGTTGGTGTTTTGGATAGCGGAGTTCAGGTAGATCATCCTGGGTTGATTAACAATATGTGGAAAAACCCTAATGAAATTCCCAATAACGGTAAAGATGATGATGGAAACGGCTACATAGACGATATTCACGGATGGAATTTTATAGGAGGAAAAAATGGTGATATCGGTATAGATAATATGGAGGTTACTAGAGTTGTTGCAAAATATAAACCAGTTTTTGAAGGTGATAATTCTACTCAAAACAAAGCAAATCAGGCAAAAATGCCAGAAGAATTTGCAATGTACATGAAGTCTAAAGAGCTTTTTACTAAAAAAAGTGTGGATGCGAGACAAAGCTTTCAGCGTTATACAATGATTAATGAAGCGATTCCTTCAATGGTTGCGATTTTAGGAGGTCAACCTTTAAATGCTGAAACTCTTAAAAATAAAAAACCTTCTACTCAACTTGAAGCGGTAGCGTTAGAAATTCTTAATAATATTGCTAAAGACCCTGCATTCACAGGAAAAACTCCTGCAGAAGTAGAATCTATGCTGAAAGAGCAGATGAAAGGAGCGTTAGATTACTTTGGTCCAATGGCAAAACAATATGATATTAATTACGACCCAAGAGCAGAAATTGTAGGGGATAATTATGATGATTATTCTGAAAAAATCTATGGGAACAACCATTATCAAGGTCCTGATGCAGAACACGGAACACACGTTTCCGGAATTATTGCTGGTTTACCACAAGGTAAAGAAGTACAATATGGTGTGGCATCAAGAGTTGCAAAAATCATGTCGGTAAGAACGGTTCCTAATGGTGATGAGAGAGATAAAGATGTTGCCAATGCGATAAGATATGCAGTAGACAACGGAGCAAAAATCTTGAATATGAGTTTCGGAAAACCTGTTTCTCCAGGTAAAAATGTAGTATGGGATGCTTTTCAATATGCTCAGGATAAAGGAGTATTATTGGTAAAAGCTGCCGGAAACGAAAATGAAGATGTTGCTGAGCATTTAGCGTATCCTACCAATTTTAAAAATATTACAGACGAAGCACCTTTTGTGAATAATGTAATGGTTGTAGGTGCTAGTACCAACAGAAATAATGAGTTGAGAGCAGATTTTTCAAACTACAATAAAAAAATGGTGAATGTATTTGCTCCAGGAGAAGAGATTTATTCTACGGTTCCTACTAACGAATACAGTTATCAACAGGGAACTTCTATGGCTTCACCAGTAGCAGCAGGAGCAGCGGCAGTGTTG
The sequence above is a segment of the Chryseobacterium turcicum genome. Coding sequences within it:
- a CDS encoding S8 family serine peptidase; protein product: MKKVMLAAVFLAGFTYSSAQKTPAVDPKEDKDLMTWYHKDFATTKVYGVNTENAYKFLESKGLKPKTVVVGVLDSGVQVDHPGLINNMWKNPNEIPNNGKDDDGNGYIDDIHGWNFIGGKNGDIGIDNMEVTRVVAKYKPVFEGDNSTQNKANQAKMPEEFAMYMKSKELFTKKSVDARQSFQRYTMINEAIPSMVAILGGQPLNAETLKNKKPSTQLEAVALEILNNIAKDPAFTGKTPAEVESMLKEQMKGALDYFGPMAKQYDINYDPRAEIVGDNYDDYSEKIYGNNHYQGPDAEHGTHVSGIIAGLPQGKEVQYGVASRVAKIMSVRTVPNGDERDKDVANAIRYAVDNGAKILNMSFGKPVSPGKNVVWDAFQYAQDKGVLLVKAAGNENEDVAEHLAYPTNFKNITDEAPFVNNVMVVGASTNRNNELRADFSNYNKKMVNVFAPGEEIYSTVPTNEYSYQQGTSMASPVAAGAAAVLLAYMPNLKPAQIIEALVKTSNLSSENEFGEKSQAGGVIDVKKAAEYAYNNFYDGKSNTVKVKAVKKSRPAKKSVKK
- a CDS encoding WbqC family protein — protein: MQNILLPVFYLPPISWFSEFLNAENEVIFEQYESFPKQTFRNRTNIYGANGKLSLIIPVNHNGSREFKNTEISYREDWPRLHWKSIKTVYQGSPYFEYYEDKLKKIFDNQEKFLLDFNIKSIQIILDILKTEKAYSLNEEYIKNPKEVNFREKFSAKTASEYDMDEYYQTFTDKLGFFNDLSIIDLICNKGPESMTYIKNIKKL